A window of Mobiluncus massiliensis genomic DNA:
GGTGTGCATCAGGTAAGCCAAATCCTCGGCATCAGCTTCCCAGTTCACAATGAGCTGACCTTCACCAATCTGTTCCCCGATACGCTGACCCAAGGCGTGGAAGCCCACAATCGGACCGTCCTTGACCTGTACCAGTTTCACGAACCCGGCGGCTTTCAGCATTTGCGACTTCGCATTGCCCAACATATTGGACTGCTTCGAGATGACATTGTCCGCGCCGTAAACTTCCTTGGCTTTCGCTTCGGTCAAGCCCACGGAGGCAATTTCGGGTTCGCAGAACGTTACGCGCGGAATGTTGTCATTGGGCACGACACGCGGGTTCAGTCCCGCGATTTCCTCAGCCACGAAAACTCCTTGCATCGTGGCGCGGTGCGCCAGCTGCAGACCGGGCACAATGTCTCCGACTGCATAAATATTCCCCACGCCGGTGTGCAGGCGTTCGTTGGCCAACACGAAACCGCGGTCCATCGGGATGCCTTGTGCCTCGTAACCCATATTCGCTGTGTTCGGGCCGCGTCCAATCGCTACCAGCAGGTAATCAGCACGGAGAGTCTGACCATCCTCGGTGTTGACCGTTACCCCGTACCCGTCCTCTATAGCGTTCTTAAACCGGGTGTTAGTCATGAACTTAATCCCGCGCGCTTTGAACGCCTTTTCCAAGCCCTTAGAAATGTCCTCGTCCTCGTTAGGCACCAAGCGCGGCAAAGCCTCAACGATGGTGACGTCTGCCCCGAAAGACTTCCACACGGAAGCAAACTCGACGCCAATGACCCCGCCGCCCAAAATGACTACTGAACTGGGAACATGATCGAGGAACAGGGCGTGCTCGGAACCGATAATGCGCCCGCCCAAGTTCATCCCCAAAGTCTTGGTAACCGAACCGGAGGCCAAAACGATGTTCTTGCCCTTGAGTACCCGGTCTCCAGCGGTGACCGTATCGACCCCGCTGAGCACGCCGCGAGCGTTGACGAACTCGACCTTGTGACTCTTAATCAACCCGGACAGGCCACGATGCATTTTGTTGATGATTCCGCTTTGGAACTCCAGCACCTTAGCCATATCGACGCCGTTGAAAGCGGAAATGACTCCCCAATCCGAGGACTCCTGCACGGTATCAGCAACTTCCGCGGCTCTCAGCAAAGCCTTGGTCGGTATGCAACCGCGGTGCAAACAGGTGCCGCCAACTTTGTCCGCTTCGACCAGGGCGACGCTCATTCCCAGAGAAGTTGCTCGCAAAGCACAAGCGTAACCGCCATTTCCGCCGCCTAAAATCACTACATCGTATTGTTCTTCGCTCAATGTTCAACTCCAGTTCTGTCAAAGGAACAAAATTCTCAGCAGGTTCATTCTTTCACTAAACGTTTTACATGTGTTAATGCAAACAGGGTGGAGAAAACTGCCGTTAGCGTCCCATTTCGGCAATGACCCGCAGCAGGGTACGCACCCCGTAACCAGTACCGCCTTTCGGGGTGTATCCCCAGGCTGAATCGGTATTAAAGCCCGGACCGGCAATATCGATATGCGCCCACGGGGTGTCGCCGACAAACTGTTTCAGGAAAATCCCGGCCACCAGCATTCCAGCCTCACGTTTCGAGGAAGAATTCGCGATGTCAGCCACGTCAGAATGCAAGTGCTCCAACAGGTATTCCGGCAGCGGCGCCGTCCAAGCCGGTTCCCCGACCGCCACGGAGGCATCGCGTATCCGGTCCTTTTGACATCCCATCACTCCGGCCATGCGAGTACCGAAAGCAATTCTCTGGGCACCGGTCAGGGTGGCCATGTCAATGACCAAGTCGGGATGCTGCGCCACCGCCATAGTCAAACCGTCTGCCAGCACCAACCGTCCTTCCGCGTCGGTGTTGGTAATTTCCACGGTTTTCCCGCTTTTCATCGTGATGACGTCATCGACCCGCGATGCGTTGCCGCTGACCAGGTTTTCCGCCAGGCACAGCCACGCCGTGACTTTCACCGGCAGACCCATTTCCGCCGCCGCTAAGCACACCGCTCCCATGGTGGCGGCGCCGGTCATATCCGATTTCATGGTGAGCATGAAATTGCTGGGTTTTAGGCTGTAACCACCGGAATCAAAAGTGATGCCCTTGCCGACCAGGGCGACATGAGCTTTCGCTCCCTCGGGTGCGTAGGTCAACTTCACCAGGCAGGGCTTGCGTTTGGAGCCTTTCCCTACCGCGACGAGGCCGCCAAAGCCCTGGTCTTTGAGGTCGCGGTAACTCCACTTTTCAAAACTGACCGGCAGGTTCTTACTGGCTTTCTGGAACGCTTTGGCCATAGATTCGGGGTACAGCTCGGAGGGGGAAGTGTTCACCAGGTCGCGGACTCGCGTGACCGCCTTGACGGTGGTTTGCAGTTGGGCCCGCTCCGTATCGCTGAGGGCATCGTGGGCCGGAATGCACAGAGTTTTCAGGGTTTTGGCGGGTTTGGACTGATACTTTCCAAAACGATAGGCCCCCAGAAGCGCCCCCTCGACCGTGGCCAGGACTTCTTCCCGGTTCTTTGTGGGGAAAGAAAAAGCGAGTTCTTCACTGGTCACGCTACGGGTCACGTTGCCGGCAGCCTCGCGGAAGTTCTGGAGAGTTTCGGCGGTATTTTTCGGGGAGCCGACTCCGACAAACACTACGAATGCGGCGGAAAAATCATGCGGGGAGGGAACCCTGTGGACCTCTCCGAGTTTTCCGGTCACTCCGGCAGCGCGGGCGAAATCACGCAGGGCGGGAAAAGTGGGAACCTGCAGTTCCTTGCCTTCTTTGGTGACAGCTAGCACCAGGGGAGTGCGGAGGGCGGGCAAATCTTTAGAAAAAACATCAATCTTGGTCATACCTGAATCCTACGTCCTTTTTCGGGTTGGTTTGCGGTTTTGTCCCCCGCCAAGGGGCTTGGCCCGCGGGTCCGCGGTGTCGAAACGGGTGCACCGTAAATTAATAATTCGGGATTTTCGGGACGGTTTTGGCGCATAAGAGCGAAATTAACCGGAATTTAACTGCGATTTCTGATGTTTTATAGGTGTGTTTCAGGTAGGTTTTAAGGGCTGGTCGACATTTTTGACCGGGTTCCGCAGTGCATTCACTGCCGGGATTGAATAACTAAAGAACCTACATGTGCACAGAGTTGCACAAGATGGAGGAAACTGTGACTGTCCGTGTTGGCATTAATGGCTTTGGCCGTATTGGTCGTAACTTCTTCCGCGCCGCCCTGGAGCAGGGCGCGGACATCGAGATTGTTGGCGTGAACGACTTGACCGACAACCATACCTTGTCTCACCTGTTGAAATACGATTCGGTGACCGGCCGCCTGGGCAGGGAAGTCAGCTATGATGACGATTCCATTACCGTTGACGGCAAGAAATTTGCCGCCATGGCAGAGCGCGACCCTGCCAACCTGCCTTGGGGCGATTTGGGTGCGGATATTGTGATTGAATCCACCGGCTTCTTTACCGATGGAGACGCGGCTCGCGCCCACATTAAGGCCGGTGCCAAGAAAGTCATTATCTCCGCTCCCGCCAAGGGCAACGTGGACGCGACTTTCGTCATGGGTGTAAACCATGAGACTTACGATCCGGCAAAGCACAACGTGGTTTCTAACGCTTCTTGCACCACGAACTGCCTGGCCCCCATGGCCAAGGTCCTGGACGACGAGTTCGGCATTGAATACGGTTTGATGACCACTATTCACGCCTACACCGGCGACCAGCGCATTCACGATGCCCCGCACAAGGATTTGCGTCGTGCCCGCGCTGCGGCTCAGAACATTGTGCCGACTTCCACCGGTGCTGCCCGTGCGGTCGCCCTGGTGCTTCCCCAGTTGAAGGGCAAGCTCGATGGTTACGCCTTGCGCGTGCCGGTGATTACCGGTTCCGTCACCGACTTGAGCTTCATCCCGAAGAAGTCCTGCTCGGTTGACGACATCAATGCCGCCATGAAGGCTGCCGCCGCGGGCTCTTTGAAGGGTATTTTGGATTACAACGACGATGGCATTGTTTCGACCGACATCGTCACCGATCCGCACTCTTCGATTTACGATGCGCCTCTGACCAAGCAGATTGACAACATGATTAAGTGTGTGTCTTGGTACGACAACGAATGGGGCTACTCCAACCGCGTGGTTGACCTGACCATGTTCATGGGTAAGCAGCTCTAATTCAGGAGTTTTGAGTGAGATAGGACGCCTGCATTTCTACGCGATTTGCGGGCGTCCTCTCGCATTTTCCTAGTGTTTAAGGAAAGGAATAAATATGCTGAAAACTATCGATTCCTTGGGGGATTTGAGCGGCAAGCGCGTTTTGGTGCGTTGCGACTTTAATGTGCCTCTCAAGGACGGCGTCATTACTGATGACGGGCGTATCCGCGCGGCGCTGCCCACCTTGCAAAAGTTGCTGGATAGCGGAGCGAAAGTTATCACTATGGCTCACCTGGGGCGTCCTAAAGGCCAGGTCATGCCCGAATTTTCTCTGGCTCCAGTAGCGCAGCGCCTTGCTGAACTGATTGGGGTCAAGGTCACTTTGGCTGCGGACACGACCGGTGCGGACGCGAAAGCGAAAGCTGCCGCCCTGGCCACCGGCGAAATCCTTATGCTGGAAAACGTCCGGTTCGACCCTCGTGAAACCTCGAAAGACGACGCCGAACGCGCGGCTTTCGCGGCCGAAATGGCGGCGTTGGCGGACTGCTACGTGTCCGACGGCTTCGGGGTAGTGCACCGTAAGCAAACTTCGGTTTATGACGTGGCGAAACTGCTGCCCGCGGCGACTGGTTTCCTGGTGTTAAAGGAAATCGAATCCCTGCGCAAGGCCACCGAGAACCCGGAGCGGCCTTACACGGTGGTGCTGGGCGGCTCGAAAGTCTCTGACAAGCTCGGCGTTATCGCGAACCTATTGACGAAAGCCGACACCCTGCTGATTGGCGGCGGTATGGCGTTTACGTTCCTGGCGGCGCAAGGATACGCGGTAGGCAAGTCCCTGCTGGAATCCGACCAGATTGACACCGTGAAAGGCTACCTGGACCAGGCGAAACAAAACGGGGTCGAACTGGTGCTGCCGGTAGATGTCGTGGTGGCTCCCGAGTTCAAGGCTGACGCTCCGGCGACCGTAGTGGCCGCCGATGCTATCCCCGAGGACCAGATGGGCCTGGATATCGGGCCGAAATCGGGTGAACTCTTTGCCGCGAAGATTGCCGAGTCAAAGACCGTGGCGTGGAACGGCCCGATGGGCGTGTTCGAGTTCCCGGCTTTCGCGGGCGGCACGAAAGCGGTAGCAAAGGCATTGCAGGACGGCACGGCCTTTGGCATCGTGGGCGGCGGAGACTCCGCAGCAGCGGTGCGCCAGCTGGGCTTTGACGAGTCCAAGTTCAGCCACATCTCCACCGGTGGCGGAGCATCACTAGAATTGTTGGAGGGCAAGGTTTTGCCCGGTATTGAAGTATTGGAGGCCTAAACATGGCACGTATTCCCCTGATGGCAGGCAACTGGAAGATGAACCTCGACCACCTCGAGGCAATTCAGTTGGTCAACCAGCTGAACCTTGATCTGCAAGATCATCGTCACGACTTTAGCAAGGTGGAGGTGGCGGTCATTCCGCCGTTTACCGACATTCGTTCGGTACAGACCACCATTGATGGTGACGATATGAAGATCAAGTATGGCGCGCAAGATGTTTCCACTCACGACAACGGTGCCTACACCGGCGAAGTGTCCACCGCGATGCTGACCAAGCTGGGCTGCACCTATGTGGTGGTGGGTCACTCGGAACGCCGCGAATATCACCAGGAATGTGACGCCATTGTCAATGAAAAGGCGCGCAAGGTTCTGGCGGCGGGTATGGTACCGATTATCTGCTGCGGCGAGGCTCTGGAGGTGCGCAAGGCTGGAAAGCACGTTGAGCACGTCTTGGCGCAGATTGCAGCGGCTTTTGACGCTATTCCCACCCCGGACGCCGCCAAGTGCGTGGTCGCCTACGAACCCATCTGGGCGATTGGCACGGGCGAGACCGCGACCCCGGAGAACGCCGAGGAAGTCTGCGGGGCTATCCGCGCCAAGCTGGCGGAGCTTTACGGTCAGGAAACCGCTGATGGCATCCGCGTCCTCTACGGCGGTTCGGTGAAATCCGCGAACGTGGCTGAGCTCATGGCTCAACCCAACGTGGACGGCGGCCTGGTCGGCGGTGCTTCTCTGAAGGCTGAAGAATTCGGGAAGATCTGCCGCCTCGGCGAGTAACGCCACGGCACACACCCTAAACTTTCCCGGGGAGGCTATTGATATTCAGTAGCCTCCCCGGGAAAGTTTTTATGACTCTGAGCCAGTCATCGCCGCCTGTGCGGCAGAGCTATTTAGAGTATTTCAGATTCAATCTCTTAACCTCATCGGCTTTGCCTAGTTTGAACAGGGCATGAGCAAGCTCATCTTGGATTGTCTCATTGCCAACTACCAGGTGAGGAAGGTATTTCTGGGTGATTAACGCCTTTCGTTCATCAGCTGTCAACTTATGTGGAGCACGATCTTTGGGGATTCCCGTGCTCGTTTCATCATCCTTGAACCATTGCAACAGGTTCAACACGGTCAAATTCTTGGGATTGCTGAGCGGCTCGAACCTAAACCCATAAAAGTTTTTAGTCGCCAGAGCTTTCGCGAATGCGTCGACTTTCTTAAAAGCGTTCTCTGTACCCAGAGTTTCAGCATCGTGATACATGACTCCGAGCAAAGACTTTTGAGAATCGGACAATTTATCGGCAAATAGCTCAATGCGTTGAGCATATTTCTCAAAAGTCTTGGTCCCCGCAGCGAGAACCTTCGGATCCAATTTATCCGCGACTTTTTTCATTGACTCGTCCACAGCTGGGCTTTGGTCATATTCGAGATCACTATGTCTCTTGTGTACGCTCGCTGCTTCATCGAATCGGCTCAAAATGGCTTTGAGGCCGCCAGAGAATTTGTCAACTGCCGAAGTATCCTCCATATCGACAATAAAGCTTTCCCAATGATGTTGAAAGACTTTAAGGTCGAGACGTTGCAAATCCGAATATTGAGCAGCTCTTTGATCGTTGATTGGCCGGACAGAACGTTCACCTTCCTCAGTTCCTTTCATAGCCCAGCGAGTAAGCTCTTTATCGACTATCGCAAGTGAAAAATCCTCCAGCTTTCGGTAGAAAGACCGCCCCGCAAAATCAGAAGAGGCTAAGAATTGGCCTTTAGAGGCTGGAATTTCGTTCTTGCCTGCCGACACAGACTCGCTCCCGGACTTCATCGCTAGCGAGAACATTTCTTTGATATCAGCCTTAATGCCCCGTTCTTCAGAGCTTGAAAGCCAGAGTTTTTCGCTTCCTTGGTAGCCTCGCACCCAGCCAGATTGCACCAAATCCGCGTCCCCAGTCGAGACCAAAGAAGCTGCTTTACCAATCAGTGTCACGCAGTCATCAGCAAAGGCTGAAACTCGATCTCGCATCGCCGTATCGAGAGCATCAATCAACTTCGCTTGATTCGCTTTGTATGTCTCATCAGTCTCCCCAGCCTTAATAATAAAATCACGCCGCCGGGCATATTCCTTTGCAAAAGCGGTTAAAGAATTATCTGCACGACGCAAAATGTTATCTACTTTGGCAAAATCTTCGAAAGCCGCTGCGGCCAATTTAGCGGCATCACTAATTTCTACATTGTCAGTAATCAGTGAACCCAGATTTAGACTATCAATCTTGAAACTCGGTGCTGAGTCAATCTGCGTGGAATAAGCCTTTAAATAATCTGGAGGAGGAACGTAAGGTCTGAGACTGTAAATGTACATGTTAGCTTCCCTCACTTTCTCTTCAGCTAGTACAGAGCGCTATAGCATAATTCTACGTCTAGAATCCGCAAAAGTACAGGTTTTTTATGTGATTAGACGTGACATACCCCGGCGCACAGATCCCCGACCCCAGTCCATCAGAAGTCCTCTTGGTGCCGTGTTAGACCCGGCGTTTTGTCGCTGGTACCACTAGGAATGCAGGTTCGGCAGGACGAAAACGCCGGTGTTTAGCGCCACGCCCGCCAGCGCCGCGCCGATACAGACAAAAATGACCACGCCTATCAGTAACGTGGCTTTCACGGCGTACCGAAAGTCAAACTTGGGCTTCCAGGTATAGCCGATAGTGTCCATGATGGCGGTGGAAAAGGTCGTGTAGGCCCCTAGGAAACCGGCTTGCAGCACGTCTGCCACCGTGTGCGGGGGCAGTTGGGCTTGCAAGGGCCCGCCCATGACGACATCGAGCCACGGCGCGGTCGCGACCCAGCCCACCAGGAAACACCCCGTGATGTTGACGAAAATAATTCCCCAGCCGCCCCACAAGCGCTTCCCGGTGACGGTTTCACTGGGATATTTGTCGCTGCGCTTCTCCCGGAACTTGTCGATGAGGTGCGTGGCGAGCTTGTCTATGCCAAAGCGGGCGGCCGCGCCCAGTCCTCCGCCGAGGGCTATGAAAAGGGGAATCATACCGACCTCCCCGTGCTGGTGGCGCTGGTTGGTGCGGTCGTTGGGTCAGAAGGGCGGGTGGGGGCGTTTTCCAAAGACTCGGTGGACGACTCGGCGGGGAATCCGGTGCGGACAAGGGCGGCAGGGAGGTCGGGTCGTTAGCGTTGGGCAGCGTAAAGTCGGCGGGAGAGTCGCGGTAGACGTCACCGGATACGAAAGCGTTCCGGGTCCCCAGCCACAGTGCAAACAACCCCACCGGCAGAG
This region includes:
- the lpdA gene encoding dihydrolipoyl dehydrogenase produces the protein MSEEQYDVVILGGGNGGYACALRATSLGMSVALVEADKVGGTCLHRGCIPTKALLRAAEVADTVQESSDWGVISAFNGVDMAKVLEFQSGIINKMHRGLSGLIKSHKVEFVNARGVLSGVDTVTAGDRVLKGKNIVLASGSVTKTLGMNLGGRIIGSEHALFLDHVPSSVVILGGGVIGVEFASVWKSFGADVTIVEALPRLVPNEDEDISKGLEKAFKARGIKFMTNTRFKNAIEDGYGVTVNTEDGQTLRADYLLVAIGRGPNTANMGYEAQGIPMDRGFVLANERLHTGVGNIYAVGDIVPGLQLAHRATMQGVFVAEEIAGLNPRVVPNDNIPRVTFCEPEIASVGLTEAKAKEVYGADNVISKQSNMLGNAKSQMLKAAGFVKLVQVKDGPIVGFHALGQRIGEQIGEGQLIVNWEADAEDLAYLMHTHPTQNEMIGEAAMALAGKPLHG
- a CDS encoding leucyl aminopeptidase, whose amino-acid sequence is MTKIDVFSKDLPALRTPLVLAVTKEGKELQVPTFPALRDFARAAGVTGKLGEVHRVPSPHDFSAAFVVFVGVGSPKNTAETLQNFREAAGNVTRSVTSEELAFSFPTKNREEVLATVEGALLGAYRFGKYQSKPAKTLKTLCIPAHDALSDTERAQLQTTVKAVTRVRDLVNTSPSELYPESMAKAFQKASKNLPVSFEKWSYRDLKDQGFGGLVAVGKGSKRKPCLVKLTYAPEGAKAHVALVGKGITFDSGGYSLKPSNFMLTMKSDMTGAATMGAVCLAAAEMGLPVKVTAWLCLAENLVSGNASRVDDVITMKSGKTVEITNTDAEGRLVLADGLTMAVAQHPDLVIDMATLTGAQRIAFGTRMAGVMGCQKDRIRDASVAVGEPAWTAPLPEYLLEHLHSDVADIANSSSKREAGMLVAGIFLKQFVGDTPWAHIDIAGPGFNTDSAWGYTPKGGTGYGVRTLLRVIAEMGR
- the gap gene encoding type I glyceraldehyde-3-phosphate dehydrogenase yields the protein MTVRVGINGFGRIGRNFFRAALEQGADIEIVGVNDLTDNHTLSHLLKYDSVTGRLGREVSYDDDSITVDGKKFAAMAERDPANLPWGDLGADIVIESTGFFTDGDAARAHIKAGAKKVIISAPAKGNVDATFVMGVNHETYDPAKHNVVSNASCTTNCLAPMAKVLDDEFGIEYGLMTTIHAYTGDQRIHDAPHKDLRRARAAAQNIVPTSTGAARAVALVLPQLKGKLDGYALRVPVITGSVTDLSFIPKKSCSVDDINAAMKAAAAGSLKGILDYNDDGIVSTDIVTDPHSSIYDAPLTKQIDNMIKCVSWYDNEWGYSNRVVDLTMFMGKQL
- a CDS encoding phosphoglycerate kinase; this translates as MKTIDSLGDLSGKRVLVRCDFNVPLKDGVITDDGRIRAALPTLQKLLDSGAKVITMAHLGRPKGQVMPEFSLAPVAQRLAELIGVKVTLAADTTGADAKAKAAALATGEILMLENVRFDPRETSKDDAERAAFAAEMAALADCYVSDGFGVVHRKQTSVYDVAKLLPAATGFLVLKEIESLRKATENPERPYTVVLGGSKVSDKLGVIANLLTKADTLLIGGGMAFTFLAAQGYAVGKSLLESDQIDTVKGYLDQAKQNGVELVLPVDVVVAPEFKADAPATVVAADAIPEDQMGLDIGPKSGELFAAKIAESKTVAWNGPMGVFEFPAFAGGTKAVAKALQDGTAFGIVGGGDSAAAVRQLGFDESKFSHISTGGGASLELLEGKVLPGIEVLEA
- the tpiA gene encoding triose-phosphate isomerase — translated: MARIPLMAGNWKMNLDHLEAIQLVNQLNLDLQDHRHDFSKVEVAVIPPFTDIRSVQTTIDGDDMKIKYGAQDVSTHDNGAYTGEVSTAMLTKLGCTYVVVGHSERREYHQECDAIVNEKARKVLAAGMVPIICCGEALEVRKAGKHVEHVLAQIAAAFDAIPTPDAAKCVVAYEPIWAIGTGETATPENAEEVCGAIRAKLAELYGQETADGIRVLYGGSVKSANVAELMAQPNVDGGLVGGASLKAEEFGKICRLGE
- a CDS encoding CrcB family protein, yielding MWGGWGIIFVNITGCFLVGWVATAPWLDVVMGGPLQAQLPPHTVADVLQAGFLGAYTTFSTAIMDTIGYTWKPKFDFRYAVKATLLIGVVIFVCIGAALAGVALNTGVFVLPNLHS